A part of Streptomyces sp. NBC_00557 genomic DNA contains:
- a CDS encoding sensor histidine kinase, with the protein MALAVMIAVVVTGSVIGAELLARTANVSDQLIEDVQPARAEALRLQNALLNQETGVRGYAIAADPQFLTPYTEGKRDERDSAARLRRLIGDRATLRQDLDGIERAAADWRRTYAEPLVAGVTPGRPRTVDTATTDRGKEAFEHIRTLFTEQNTHLAQAWQDGRSELTHVRTVRDWVLGAMVAAFLVTGGALALLVHALVVRPLDGLRVASRRVARGEFQHRIPSEGPADIRAMADDVEAMRRRLVTELDASHARHEHLTRQTADLDAQAVELRRSNAELEQFAYVASHDLQEPLRKVASFCQLLEKRYGDELDDRGKQYIAFAVDGAKRMQTLINDLLTFSRVGRINDANVPVSLDQALDKAVANLTAAAEESDAVIERPDELPEITGDPMLLVMLWQNLLGNAIKFRRPDRPPHIRITCQAETDPEEHTARWRLSVADNGIGIPEEFAEKVFVIFQRLHGRDAYSGTGIGLALCKKIVEFHGGRIWIDTAYTDGTRFCFVLPAAAPGTADDTAPARTTPEGQPA; encoded by the coding sequence ATGGCCCTCGCGGTGATGATCGCCGTGGTGGTGACCGGCTCGGTGATCGGCGCCGAGCTGCTGGCGCGGACCGCGAACGTCTCCGACCAGCTGATCGAGGACGTCCAGCCCGCCCGCGCCGAGGCGCTCCGTCTGCAGAACGCCCTGCTGAACCAGGAGACGGGCGTGCGCGGCTACGCCATAGCCGCCGACCCGCAGTTCCTCACGCCCTACACCGAAGGCAAACGCGACGAGCGGGATTCCGCCGCCCGGCTGCGCCGGCTGATCGGCGACCGGGCGACCCTGCGCCAGGACCTGGACGGGATAGAACGCGCGGCGGCCGACTGGCGCCGCACCTACGCCGAACCCCTCGTCGCCGGCGTCACCCCGGGCAGGCCCCGCACGGTCGACACGGCCACCACGGACCGCGGCAAGGAGGCCTTCGAGCACATCCGCACCCTGTTCACCGAGCAGAACACCCATCTCGCCCAGGCCTGGCAAGACGGCAGGAGCGAGCTGACCCACGTGCGCACCGTACGCGACTGGGTGCTCGGCGCCATGGTCGCCGCATTCCTCGTCACCGGCGGCGCCCTCGCCCTGCTGGTCCACGCCCTCGTCGTCCGGCCGCTGGACGGGCTGCGCGTCGCCTCCCGCCGGGTGGCCAGGGGCGAGTTCCAGCACCGCATCCCGTCCGAGGGTCCCGCCGACATCCGGGCGATGGCGGACGACGTCGAAGCCATGCGGCGGCGCCTCGTGACGGAACTGGACGCCTCGCACGCCCGGCACGAGCACCTCACCCGGCAGACGGCCGACCTGGACGCCCAGGCGGTGGAACTGCGCCGCTCCAACGCCGAGCTGGAGCAGTTCGCCTACGTGGCCTCCCACGACCTGCAGGAACCGCTGCGCAAGGTCGCCTCGTTCTGCCAGCTGCTCGAAAAGCGGTACGGCGACGAGCTGGACGACCGGGGGAAGCAGTACATCGCCTTCGCCGTGGACGGCGCCAAGCGCATGCAGACCCTCATCAACGACCTGCTCACCTTCTCCCGCGTCGGCCGGATCAACGACGCCAACGTGCCCGTCTCGCTGGACCAGGCCCTGGACAAGGCGGTCGCCAACCTGACGGCCGCGGCGGAGGAGTCGGACGCCGTCATCGAGCGTCCCGACGAACTGCCCGAGATCACCGGCGACCCGATGCTGCTGGTGATGCTCTGGCAGAATCTGCTCGGCAACGCCATCAAGTTCCGTCGCCCCGACCGCCCGCCGCACATCCGCATCACCTGCCAGGCCGAAACGGACCCCGAGGAGCACACCGCGCGCTGGCGGCTGAGCGTGGCGGACAACGGCATCGGCATCCCGGAGGAGTTCGCCGAGAAGGTCTTCGTCATCTTCCAGCGCCTGCACGGCCGCGACGCCTACTCCGGCACGGGCATCGGCCTGGCTCTCTGCAAGAAGATCGTCGAGTTCCACGGCGGGCGCATCTGGATCGACACCGCGTACACCGACGGCACCCGCTTCTGCTTCGTCCT
- a CDS encoding PP2C family protein-serine/threonine phosphatase, which translates to MLPTQHGLVGVRVVPGSATATGAAWAWQEPSVLLIEDDEADALLVEELVADCTPGMRLTWVRSLAEAREALAKETPDCVLLDLHLPDSHGLEGVARVRRHADVAVVVLTGLAEESAGLAAVAAGAQDYLVKGRVEAELFGRAVRYAIQRKLAEQAAAALQAGQLRAEENRRLERGLLPTPLLGDAPDVEVVARYLPGREQALLGGDFYDVVQTPDGSVHALIGDVSGHGPDEAALGVGLRIAWRTLVVSGATGARQLSTLEEILIAERTGEQIFATLTSLHLLPDGRSARVMRAGHPGMLLRTGDEVEWVEVPGGPALGVLPSGMAGWPVEDVTLPAGAGIVLFTDGLFEGRTGPGHERLGEQGLLQAARASAALPAEEFVDKLIGHAEALAEDHGGLADDVAVVHLRWNRQPRPSKES; encoded by the coding sequence ATGCTCCCAACACAGCATGGACTTGTCGGCGTACGGGTGGTTCCCGGCTCCGCCACGGCGACCGGGGCCGCCTGGGCCTGGCAGGAACCCTCGGTGCTTCTGATCGAGGACGACGAGGCGGATGCCCTCCTGGTGGAGGAACTGGTCGCCGACTGCACTCCCGGCATGCGGCTGACCTGGGTGCGCTCCCTGGCCGAGGCCCGTGAGGCACTGGCCAAGGAGACCCCGGACTGCGTACTGCTCGACCTGCACCTGCCCGACTCCCACGGGCTCGAGGGCGTGGCCCGGGTACGCCGGCACGCCGACGTCGCGGTGGTCGTCCTGACGGGCCTGGCCGAGGAGAGCGCCGGTCTGGCGGCGGTCGCGGCGGGTGCCCAGGACTACCTCGTCAAGGGACGGGTCGAAGCAGAGCTGTTCGGCCGCGCCGTGCGATACGCCATACAGCGCAAGCTGGCCGAACAGGCGGCCGCGGCTCTGCAGGCCGGTCAGCTGCGGGCGGAGGAGAACCGGCGGCTGGAGCGCGGGCTGCTGCCCACCCCTCTGCTCGGTGACGCCCCGGACGTCGAGGTGGTCGCCCGCTACCTGCCGGGCCGGGAACAGGCGCTGCTCGGCGGCGACTTCTACGATGTCGTGCAGACCCCGGACGGCAGCGTCCACGCGCTGATCGGCGACGTCTCGGGACACGGCCCCGACGAGGCCGCGCTCGGCGTGGGGCTGCGGATCGCCTGGCGGACGCTGGTGGTCAGCGGCGCCACCGGAGCCCGGCAACTGAGCACCCTGGAGGAGATCCTGATCGCCGAGCGCACCGGTGAGCAGATCTTCGCCACGCTCACCAGCCTGCACCTGCTGCCCGACGGGCGCTCGGCGCGGGTCATGCGCGCCGGCCATCCCGGCATGCTGCTGCGTACCGGCGACGAGGTGGAGTGGGTGGAGGTGCCGGGCGGGCCGGCGCTCGGGGTGCTGCCGAGCGGCATGGCCGGCTGGCCCGTGGAGGACGTCACCCTGCCCGCCGGCGCGGGGATCGTCCTGTTCACCGACGGCCTGTTCGAAGGACGTACCGGACCGGGGCACGAACGACTGGGAGAACAGGGCCTGTTGCAGGCGGCCCGCGCGAGCGCCGCCCTGCCCGCCGAGGAGTTCGTGGACAAGCTCATCGGCCATGCCGAGGCGCTGGCCGAGGACCACGGCGGTCTCGCCGACGACGTGGCCGTGGTGCACCTGCGGTGGAACCGGCAACCCCGACCGAGCAAGGAATCGTGA
- a CDS encoding ATP-binding protein encodes MASRDLREATRARTRAVLGRRSDAAAHARGASRTFLDGLRSPVCEKTASAVELVVSELVTNAVRHARGDLCVLELEDAPDAVSVAVRDGDPAPPRPRTPDFTGSGGFGLLMVGRLADEVTVESAARGKTIRARVPK; translated from the coding sequence ATGGCAAGCCGTGACCTGCGGGAGGCCACGAGAGCGCGGACGCGTGCCGTCCTGGGCCGCCGGTCCGACGCCGCCGCCCACGCCCGCGGCGCCTCCCGCACGTTCCTCGACGGCCTTCGGTCCCCGGTCTGCGAGAAGACGGCCTCGGCGGTCGAGCTGGTCGTCTCCGAACTGGTGACGAACGCCGTACGGCACGCCCGAGGCGACCTCTGCGTCCTGGAACTGGAGGACGCACCCGACGCGGTGTCCGTGGCCGTCCGCGACGGCGACCCCGCGCCGCCGCGCCCTCGAACGCCTGACTTCACCGGATCCGGTGGATTCGGCCTGCTCATGGTGGGCAGGCTCGCCGACGAAGTAACGGTGGAGTCCGCGGCGCGGGGCAAGACGATCCGCGCCAGAGTGCCCAAATAG
- a CDS encoding MarR family winged helix-turn-helix transcriptional regulator, giving the protein MSVHPEPVEASIAAEHVAESLAELWRRAHEDVAPTLSGQHMLALLALENEPAGPGAIAEVLGVDAASAARLFRRLEQRTLVRRVPSGAFCLTGAGTCVLEATRQRRRQLLEQVLATAAPPDRPVLREAVDQLYGRLSPLVRVPRSRSHTD; this is encoded by the coding sequence ATGTCAGTGCATCCCGAACCCGTCGAAGCGTCGATCGCGGCGGAACACGTCGCCGAATCGCTGGCCGAGTTGTGGCGGCGGGCCCACGAGGACGTCGCCCCGACGCTTTCCGGCCAGCACATGCTCGCTCTGCTCGCGCTGGAGAACGAGCCGGCCGGCCCGGGCGCGATCGCCGAGGTCCTCGGCGTCGACGCCGCGTCCGCGGCGAGACTGTTCCGACGGCTGGAACAGCGCACGCTGGTACGGCGCGTTCCGTCCGGCGCGTTCTGCCTCACCGGTGCCGGCACGTGCGTGCTCGAAGCGACGCGCCAGCGCCGCCGTCAGCTTCTGGAGCAGGTCCTGGCGACGGCCGCACCGCCGGACCGGCCGGTGCTGCGTGAAGCGGTCGACCAGTTGTACGGACGGCTGAGCCCGTTGGTGAGGGTGCCGCGCAGCCGCTCGCACACCGACTGA
- a CDS encoding MarR family winged helix-turn-helix transcriptional regulator — protein MTRLSGFGDDQASGPDDDPMAALALELADAVDSLATLWSVAAQGARLRLSPHQLRALRILQAAPGLNLTALAESMEIGMPTASRLCDRLEAAGLLERVLHPRKRREVQLNLTGHGRQVLDEVAARRSRALATVFAAMGAGDRDALSRGLQGFLAAQDGVTRGPDRPGA, from the coding sequence GTGACTCGTCTCAGCGGCTTCGGGGACGACCAGGCAAGCGGGCCGGACGATGATCCCATGGCGGCCCTCGCGCTGGAGCTCGCCGATGCCGTGGACAGTCTCGCGACCCTGTGGTCGGTCGCCGCGCAGGGAGCGCGGCTGCGCCTGTCGCCGCACCAGCTGCGGGCCCTGCGGATCCTTCAGGCCGCGCCGGGGCTCAACCTCACCGCTCTGGCGGAGAGCATGGAGATAGGGATGCCCACGGCCAGCCGGCTGTGCGACCGGCTGGAGGCGGCCGGCCTGCTGGAGCGCGTGCTGCACCCGCGCAAGCGGCGCGAGGTGCAGCTGAACCTCACGGGGCACGGCCGGCAGGTGCTGGACGAGGTGGCCGCCCGCCGGTCGCGGGCGCTCGCCACCGTGTTCGCGGCCATGGGGGCGGGCGACCGGGACGCGCTCAGTCGCGGCCTGCAGGGTTTCCTCGCGGCTCAGGACGGCGTCACCCGGGGCCCGGACCGCCCCGGCGCCTGA
- a CDS encoding PP2C family protein-serine/threonine phosphatase codes for MDAVKASESLPSAEALLRAAPPHALVATARRLLAERAGAQEVTLLLADYGLTVLQPVSHLPHTGPPVPAHDGPAGSAFINQSPVIEVLREPPGHLVHLPITVRGDRMGVLSVRLPAGPVDPDTVLQLGDFATALGHEVATADRDTDLYVQARRTRRLTLAAEMQWQLLPGCGSAREEYAIGAHLEPAYAIGGDNFDWSAGADHLILTVTDGMGQGIDASLLTSLAVGALRNARRAGIALADQACLADQAVFAQYGGKAYASTLLLQFDLVSGAVRAVDAGSPQLFRQRGDHTERIELEAQLPLGMFEETLYAEQTFRVEPGDRLIAVSTGVHGTRSAAGDLFGERALRQILGATRSAPPHETARSVVAGLIEHYGSKDLMSDAAVVCLDWKGRRG; via the coding sequence GTGGATGCCGTGAAAGCCTCTGAATCGCTTCCGTCCGCGGAGGCCCTGCTGCGTGCGGCCCCGCCCCACGCGCTGGTCGCCACCGCCCGCCGTCTGCTGGCCGAGCGGGCGGGAGCCCAGGAGGTGACCCTCCTGCTGGCCGACTACGGACTGACCGTGCTGCAACCGGTGTCCCACCTGCCGCACACCGGCCCCCCGGTGCCCGCCCACGACGGCCCGGCGGGCAGCGCCTTCATCAACCAGAGCCCGGTGATCGAGGTCCTGCGCGAGCCCCCCGGCCACCTGGTGCATCTGCCCATCACCGTGCGCGGAGACCGCATGGGCGTCCTCTCCGTGCGCCTGCCCGCAGGGCCCGTCGACCCGGACACCGTGCTGCAGCTCGGCGACTTCGCCACGGCGCTCGGCCACGAGGTCGCCACCGCCGACCGCGACACCGACCTCTACGTCCAGGCGCGCCGCACCCGCCGCCTCACGCTCGCCGCCGAGATGCAGTGGCAGCTCCTGCCCGGCTGCGGCTCGGCCCGCGAGGAGTACGCCATCGGCGCGCACCTCGAACCCGCCTACGCCATCGGCGGGGACAACTTCGACTGGTCCGCCGGCGCCGACCACCTCATCCTCACCGTGACCGACGGCATGGGCCAGGGCATAGACGCCTCGCTGCTCACCAGCCTCGCCGTCGGCGCCCTGCGCAACGCCCGCCGCGCCGGCATCGCCCTGGCCGACCAGGCGTGCCTCGCCGACCAGGCGGTCTTCGCGCAGTACGGCGGCAAGGCGTACGCCTCCACGCTGCTGCTGCAGTTCGACCTGGTCTCCGGCGCGGTACGCGCGGTCGACGCCGGGTCACCGCAGCTGTTCCGCCAGCGCGGCGACCACACCGAGCGGATCGAGCTGGAGGCGCAGCTGCCGCTCGGCATGTTCGAGGAGACCCTGTACGCCGAGCAGACCTTCCGGGTCGAGCCCGGCGACCGCCTGATCGCGGTCAGCACCGGAGTGCACGGCACCCGCTCGGCGGCAGGCGATCTGTTCGGAGAACGGGCCCTGCGCCAGATCCTCGGCGCCACCCGGTCCGCACCGCCGCACGAGACGGCCCGCTCGGTCGTCGCGGGGCTGATCGAGCACTACGGCAGCAAGGACCTCATGTCCGACGCCGCCGTGGTCTGCCTCGACTGGAAGGGCCGGCGCGGCTGA
- a CDS encoding PP2C family protein-serine/threonine phosphatase has translation MTAPPDVWKIASVTDAALARAAVDRVLTAGDTPALERARFLTSLTARLRHCLGQGGEWELLLHLRHAGAHQEGRLDVSLRPVGSNLPAAAGGPALGCPLPHPPPGHPPRAGLPLPEALLHADENTAALLSLLDEQDHLIRLHREELHDTNQGVLALHSDLEAAVRAQRELLDAERAARAEAERARRLLTFLGDASAAITASLSPTAILRRLSELLIPDYAADLDVWLFDEDDDERPHPVRGHSAAAVAAARAGRPQHAAPHPGNLPGIGDLPPSALSPERPLLAIPLGAHSLLGVLTLTAPGPRFDPDTCVMLVELARRAGIALDNARRYERYRDTADTLQRAQLTDLPAVPGLLLAARYLPATQGLNIGGDWYDAFLQPDGSLLAVIGDVTGHGLHAAVVMGQLRTALRAYAVDNSTPGQILTRLHHMLRHLQPDLYATALVARFRPGEPEVVWASAGHPPAVVRGADGTVRVLGGKPGVMLGIPVTYTYADHVAEVQPGSSLVLYTDGLVERRAQGIDPGIERLGQALGALSAPELEQDPDAAADALLKPLLHDSERDDDVCLLLCHTMTPAGPERRTEGA, from the coding sequence ATGACCGCACCTCCCGACGTCTGGAAGATCGCGTCCGTCACCGACGCGGCACTGGCCCGTGCCGCCGTCGACCGCGTCCTCACCGCCGGCGACACCCCGGCCCTGGAGCGGGCCCGCTTCCTCACGTCGCTCACGGCCCGGCTGCGCCACTGCCTGGGCCAGGGCGGCGAGTGGGAACTCCTGCTCCACCTCCGGCACGCCGGCGCGCACCAGGAGGGCCGGCTCGACGTCTCGCTGCGGCCGGTCGGCTCCAACCTCCCGGCCGCGGCCGGCGGCCCCGCCCTCGGCTGCCCCCTGCCCCACCCGCCCCCCGGGCACCCTCCCCGCGCCGGCCTGCCGCTGCCCGAGGCCCTCCTGCACGCCGACGAGAACACCGCGGCCCTGCTGAGCCTGCTGGACGAGCAGGACCACCTCATCCGGCTGCACCGGGAGGAGCTGCACGACACCAACCAGGGCGTGCTCGCGCTGCACTCCGACCTGGAGGCCGCCGTACGGGCCCAGCGCGAACTGCTCGACGCCGAGCGGGCCGCCCGCGCCGAGGCGGAGCGGGCCCGCCGCCTGCTGACCTTCCTCGGTGACGCCAGCGCCGCCATCACGGCGTCCCTCAGCCCCACGGCCATCCTGCGCCGCCTGTCCGAGCTGCTGATCCCGGACTATGCGGCCGACCTCGACGTCTGGCTCTTCGACGAGGACGACGACGAGCGGCCCCACCCGGTGCGGGGCCACTCGGCGGCCGCGGTGGCCGCCGCCCGCGCGGGCCGGCCCCAGCACGCCGCCCCCCACCCCGGCAACCTGCCCGGCATCGGCGACCTCCCGCCGTCCGCCCTGTCTCCCGAGCGGCCCCTGCTGGCCATTCCCCTGGGGGCGCACAGCCTGCTGGGCGTCCTCACCCTCACCGCCCCCGGCCCCCGCTTCGACCCCGACACCTGCGTGATGCTGGTGGAACTCGCCCGCCGCGCCGGCATCGCCCTGGACAACGCCCGCCGCTACGAGCGCTACCGCGACACCGCCGACACCCTGCAGCGGGCCCAGCTGACCGACCTGCCCGCCGTCCCCGGGCTGCTCCTGGCCGCGCGCTACCTCCCCGCCACCCAGGGACTGAACATCGGCGGCGACTGGTACGACGCCTTCCTCCAGCCCGACGGAAGCCTGCTGGCCGTCATAGGGGACGTCACCGGCCACGGGCTGCACGCCGCCGTCGTCATGGGCCAGCTGCGCACCGCGCTGCGCGCCTACGCCGTCGACAACTCCACCCCCGGCCAGATCCTCACGCGCCTGCACCACATGCTCCGCCACCTGCAACCCGACCTGTACGCCACCGCGCTGGTCGCCCGCTTCCGGCCCGGCGAACCCGAGGTGGTCTGGGCGTCGGCCGGCCATCCGCCCGCCGTCGTGCGCGGCGCCGACGGAACCGTGCGGGTCCTCGGCGGTAAGCCGGGCGTCATGCTGGGCATCCCGGTGACGTACACCTATGCCGACCATGTCGCCGAGGTGCAGCCCGGCTCGTCCCTGGTGCTGTACACGGACGGCCTGGTCGAACGCCGGGCGCAGGGCATCGACCCCGGCATCGAACGCCTCGGCCAGGCACTGGGCGCACTGAGCGCACCGGAACTGGAACAGGACCCGGACGCCGCCGCCGACGCCCTGCTCAAACCCCTCCTGCACGACTCCGAACGCGACGACGACGTCTGTCTGCTGCTGTGCCACACCATGACGCCGGCCGGGCCGGAGCGGCGCACGGAGGGCGCCTGA
- a CDS encoding ATP-binding SpoIIE family protein phosphatase — protein MSRVWDIPVQDSTRVRDVRVATEAACARTGLDAHSTAVAALVATELATNLVKHAGGGRIVINLTAPCDTRAQAVPGVQITSLDHGPGIGNVQAALRDGHTTASSSLGAGLGTCLRVSSDFDLHSRPGRGTVAVARIRPARPPGTRSPGPAAPSATGVRAGGIVTSLSPAEHSGDAFTWVRSGPTVTLLLADGLGHGGKAAEASTAAVEELHASAGLPPADILRRLHEALRTTRGAAVGVAQLDESTGRLSFAGVGNIGARLRTEDVWQPLISHPGIVGAHFPATVPVQQSPWRPDSLLVLHSDGLPSRWEPPHDPRLLGHDPAVTAAVVLRDAGSAARPLRDDTSVAVLAPEPPDGRT, from the coding sequence ATGAGCCGGGTCTGGGACATCCCCGTCCAGGACAGCACCCGGGTGCGGGACGTGCGCGTGGCCACGGAAGCCGCCTGCGCCCGCACCGGGCTGGACGCCCACTCCACCGCGGTCGCGGCGCTGGTGGCCACCGAGCTGGCGACCAACCTGGTCAAGCACGCCGGCGGCGGCCGCATCGTGATCAACCTGACCGCTCCCTGCGACACCCGTGCGCAAGCCGTGCCCGGGGTGCAGATCACCTCGCTCGACCACGGGCCGGGCATCGGCAACGTCCAGGCGGCCCTGCGGGACGGGCACACCACCGCCTCCTCCTCGCTCGGCGCGGGCCTGGGCACCTGCCTGCGCGTCTCCAGCGACTTCGACCTGCACAGCAGGCCGGGCCGGGGCACGGTCGCCGTGGCGCGCATCAGGCCGGCGCGTCCCCCGGGCACCCGGTCACCGGGGCCGGCGGCTCCCTCCGCGACGGGCGTTCGGGCCGGGGGCATCGTCACCTCGCTCTCCCCTGCCGAGCACTCCGGCGACGCCTTCACCTGGGTGCGCTCCGGTCCGACGGTCACGCTGCTGCTCGCCGACGGACTCGGCCACGGCGGCAAGGCGGCCGAGGCGTCCACCGCCGCCGTGGAGGAACTGCACGCGAGTGCCGGTCTGCCGCCGGCCGACATCCTGCGGCGCCTCCACGAGGCGTTGCGGACCACACGCGGTGCGGCCGTCGGCGTCGCCCAGCTCGACGAGAGCACCGGCCGGCTGTCCTTCGCCGGCGTCGGCAACATCGGCGCCCGGCTCCGCACCGAGGACGTGTGGCAGCCGCTCATCTCCCATCCGGGCATCGTCGGCGCCCACTTTCCCGCCACCGTGCCCGTACAGCAGTCACCCTGGCGGCCGGACAGCCTGCTCGTCCTGCACAGCGACGGGCTGCCCAGCCGCTGGGAGCCACCGCACGACCCCCGGCTCCTCGGCCACGACCCGGCCGTGACGGCCGCGGTCGTCCTGCGGGACGCCGGCAGCGCCGCACGCCCGCTGCGCGACGACACCAGCGTGGCCGTCCTGGCCCCCGAACCCCCGGACGGACGCACATGA
- a CDS encoding ATP-binding protein, whose product MHAPLAPTTRLPIGSDADLAWVRQRVRRAAADLGFSLVQQTKLVTAVSELARNTLVHGGGGSVEMRVLEEAGRRGLRLSFVDDGPGIRDIDLAMTDGYTTGGGLGLGLSGAKRLVQEFTLDSRPGKGTTVTITDWATGVPGPRTGAP is encoded by the coding sequence ATGCATGCCCCACTCGCGCCGACCACGCGTCTGCCCATCGGCTCGGACGCGGACCTGGCCTGGGTACGCCAGCGCGTACGCCGGGCCGCCGCCGACCTCGGCTTCAGTCTGGTCCAGCAGACGAAGCTGGTCACCGCGGTCAGCGAACTGGCCCGCAACACGCTGGTGCACGGCGGTGGCGGGTCCGTGGAGATGAGAGTCCTGGAAGAGGCGGGCAGGCGCGGACTGCGGCTGTCGTTCGTCGACGACGGCCCCGGCATCCGGGACATCGATCTGGCCATGACCGACGGCTACACCACCGGCGGCGGCCTGGGCCTCGGCCTGAGCGGCGCCAAGCGGCTGGTCCAGGAGTTCACGCTCGACAGCCGCCCCGGCAAGGGCACGACCGTCACCATCACCGACTGGGCCACGGGCGTGCCCGGCCCGCGCACGGGTGCGCCATGA
- a CDS encoding STAS domain-containing protein: MTGFSGHAGTVPVLALGDVLLVTLQGELHDGAAEQLKDDLAHRIAASPVPVGGVVIDISGVEMVDSFLGRILAEIAANAHLLAARTVLAGMRPAVAITLVELGLTLPGLDTALDVERALALLGRAPSAASPAHPEEGA; the protein is encoded by the coding sequence GTGACCGGCTTCTCCGGCCACGCGGGCACGGTGCCGGTCCTGGCACTGGGAGACGTCCTGCTGGTCACCCTGCAAGGCGAGCTGCACGACGGGGCGGCCGAACAGCTCAAGGACGACCTCGCCCACCGCATCGCGGCCAGCCCGGTGCCGGTGGGCGGTGTCGTGATCGACATCTCCGGCGTGGAGATGGTCGACTCCTTCCTCGGCCGCATCCTGGCCGAGATCGCCGCGAACGCACACCTGCTGGCAGCCAGGACGGTGCTGGCCGGCATGCGTCCCGCCGTGGCCATCACCCTGGTCGAGCTGGGCCTCACCCTGCCCGGCCTGGACACGGCCCTGGACGTCGAGAGGGCACTGGCCCTGCTGGGCCGTGCCCCCTCGGCAGCCTCACCCGCTCATCCGGAAGAGGGTGCATGA
- a CDS encoding STAS domain-containing protein: MQVAEQHDVAPEVVQELGAFLERRREQIAQRWADAALFSMVFTVSRDEAVEACKAVVDALAEVARSGRLEDIDAPGFGAVKDQLGRMAASRARAGFSPAQITAEVAGLREPAAALLRAEFGSADEHAHACVLALAVLMGTLRLVVMETTLSAGEELIARQREQLLEVATPVIRLWEGVVAVPLIGTLDSARSQVVMESLLEAIVEQRARYAILDITGVPTVDSLVAQHLMKTVAAARLMGAECIVSGIRPAIAQTIVHLGIDLGSIITRAGLADALAHALTQQGIVVSPRPDAGANAR, translated from the coding sequence ATGCAGGTGGCGGAGCAGCACGACGTGGCCCCCGAGGTCGTGCAGGAGCTGGGTGCCTTCCTGGAGCGGCGGCGCGAGCAGATCGCCCAGCGGTGGGCGGACGCCGCTCTGTTCAGCATGGTGTTCACCGTCTCCCGGGACGAGGCGGTCGAGGCGTGCAAGGCCGTGGTGGACGCCCTGGCCGAGGTGGCCCGCTCCGGGCGGCTGGAGGACATCGACGCCCCGGGCTTCGGCGCCGTGAAGGACCAGCTCGGCCGGATGGCCGCCTCCCGTGCCCGGGCCGGATTCAGCCCCGCGCAGATCACCGCGGAGGTCGCCGGGCTGCGCGAACCGGCCGCCGCGTTGCTGCGCGCCGAGTTCGGGTCCGCCGACGAGCACGCGCACGCGTGCGTGCTCGCGCTGGCGGTGCTCATGGGGACGCTGCGCCTCGTCGTCATGGAGACGACCCTCAGCGCGGGGGAGGAGCTGATCGCCCGGCAGCGCGAGCAGCTGCTGGAGGTGGCCACCCCGGTCATCAGGCTGTGGGAGGGCGTCGTCGCCGTACCGCTGATCGGCACGCTGGACAGCGCCCGCAGCCAGGTGGTGATGGAGAGCCTGCTGGAGGCCATCGTCGAGCAGCGGGCCCGGTACGCCATCCTCGACATCACCGGCGTGCCGACCGTCGACTCCCTCGTCGCCCAGCACCTGATGAAGACCGTCGCCGCGGCCCGTCTGATGGGCGCCGAGTGCATCGTCTCCGGCATCCGCCCCGCGATCGCGCAGACCATCGTGCACCTCGGCATCGACCTGGGGTCGATCATCACGCGGGCCGGCCTCGCCGACGCCCTGGCCCACGCCCTCACCCAGCAGGGCATCGTCGTCTCGCCACGCCCGGACGCGGGAGCGAACGCACGGTGA